The Chloroflexi bacterium ADurb.Bin180 sequence GGCCACGCGCAGCAGGTCAGGGTTGCGCTGGCCGCCCTTCACCCGGCGCAGCACGGCCCTCACCCGCGATACCAGCTCGCGCGGCGAAAAGGGCTTGACCACATAGTCATCGGCGCCCAGCTCGAGGCCGATCAGCCGATCCGCCTCATCCACCCGCGCAGTCAACATAATGATTGGTACGGACGATTCGGCGCGCAGGGCACGGCACAGGTCGAGGCCGTCCATCCCCGGCAGGTTGAGGTCCAGCACCACCAGGTCCGGCCGCGACTCGCGGGCCATCAGCAGGGCCATCTTGCCGTCGCCGCAGCCCAGCGAGCGAAAGTTGGCCTTGTTCAGATAGTCACGCACCTGGCGCACGATGGCCGGCTCGTCGTCTACCACCAGGATCAGCTCGTTCATTGGCCAGGGTCCCCCAAGGGTCTTTTTTACCACGAAGGCACGGCGGGGTCAAACGCACCGTGCCCAAGGGCGTCGAACAACTGCGCCAGACACACGGAAGAGTTGTAGGGGCGGTTC is a genomic window containing:
- the regX3_3 gene encoding Sensory transduction protein regX3 → MNELILVVDDEPAIVRQVRDYLNKANFRSLGCGDGKMALLMARESRPDLVVLDLNLPGMDGLDLCRALRAESSVPIIMLTARVDEADRLIGLELGADDYVVKPFSPRELVSRVRAVLRRVKGGQRNPDLLRVADLEIDLARHRVTRAGEPIELTRTEFTLLAALAQHPGQPLSREQLLDRVHGVAYAGYDRSMDAHIKNLRRKLEPDPTHPRYIVTVYGVGYKLEEEVKP